GGCCATCATCAACAGCATGGGGAAGTTCCAAGGGGTGATCGCTGCCACCACGCCCAACGGCGTACGTTGTTCGTAGATGCGGGTTCCAGGTACGTCCCGCAGCATTTGCATCGGCGTGTCCATCGCGGCAAACGTTCGGATGGCGCCGATCGCGCCCTGGATTTCATGTTCGGCCTGGGGAAGCGGCTTGCCCTGCTCCATCGTCAGCAACCGGGCGAACTCGGATGCGCGCGCCTCCATGGCATTGGCAAGGGAATCCAGCGCATCGCGACGCGCCTCGTGCGAGAGGCGTGACCATGCGGGAAAAGCGCGCTTTGCTGCCGCGACCGCACGGTTCATCTGCGCTTCGTCTGCTTGCGCACAGCTCTCGAAGACCTTTCCCGTCGCCGGATTGATTACTGAGAGTGATTTGGCGCCCGTGACGAGTTCGCCGTCGATCAGTTGTTTATAGGTCATTGCATGTCTCCTGATAGGAATGGATGGTCCAACCCGGCTGCGTCGGCGAAATTCGCTCCGAGACAGGAGGTTCGCCGTTGCACAAGGTCCGGAATGTGATGCCGCGGCCACGCGAATCTTGTTGAGAAAGTCGGGCTATCTTTCGTCGACGACGCGGTTTCGCAGCTCGCCGATGCCGCTTACGGCGACCGAGACTTCGTCGCCGGATTTCAGAAACACCGGGGGGGTCCGCTTGTGCCCAACGCCTCCCGGTGTTCCCGTCGAAATGGAATCGCCGGCCTCCAAACGGCAGAACGTCGAGACGTAAGCGATCAACTCGTCGATAGGCCACGCCATCAACCCAAAAGCGCTGCGCTGCATCTCCACGCCGTTGATCCGTGTCACGAGTTCCATCCGCGACGGATCGGTTATCTCGTCGGTGGTCACGAGACAGGGACCAAATGCGCTCGAGGCGTCGAAGTTCTTCCCTGCCGTGACACTGTGCTGTTGCCAGTCGCGCACAGAGCCGTCCATCATGATGGAGTAGCCGGCGACGTGCTCCATCGCCCGGGCGGGCGGAATGTGTCGCCCTGGCTTGCCGATCACGATCACGATCTCGCCTTCGAAATCGAAGCGGGTCGAATGCCTGGGCCTGAGCAGATCCCGGCCGGCCCCGACCATCGACTGCGGGAGCTTGTTGAATAGAAACGGATGACTGGGAGCGTCCTTGCCCGTTTCGATCTGATGATCGCGATACGACCACCCCAGCCCGAACATGCGGGCGTCCAGGTTCGGGATCAAACGGTCGAACACCACGTTGGCCAGCGGCGTGGCTCTGGCGCCGGAAAGCAATTCGTGAGCCTCCGCAAGCGCTTGCGCCGCCAACAGCTCACGTAAATCGGCGTACTTCGAACCGAGATGCGGCACGAGATCGACGAATCCCTCTTCGGTGAGAAATCCGTAGGCGGGTTTGCCGTCGATGGTCACAGATGCGAGTCTCATGCGTTCACCTCAGGGATGCTTGAAGTCGACGTACACCTGGCGACACGCCAACTTCCATTCGCCATCGACAAGCCGCAGTTCGTCGCGATATCTGCCGACGACATGCGGCCCAGGCAAAGGCGCAGGGGCATCCAGACGCTGTGGAGACTCGTGGCGATACGCCGTCACATAGGACTCGACGATTGCGTCCTCGGGCGACACCAAACGCGTACGCAAATTGCTCAGCACATGCCGCACCAGCAGGCCGGCAGGGCGGCGGGCCATGAAGGTCCTCAGCGCATCGTGCCCCCGGATCTCCCCGTCCGCTCGTTTCCAGATACCGTCCGGCGCCATGTTGCGCACCATCTCCTCGTGATTTCCGTCATCAAACGCCGCCGTGAAATCGATCACGACCCATTGGCATTGCAGCGCGATATTCGACGCACGCTCGGCCAGTGGCACCTTTGCTTCCTCCACCATCGCTTCCTCCCTGGTTCGTAGCCATCAATCGACAATTACCGATATCAGTCGAGCAAAGTCTCACAGACTCATTTTTATATGTCAACATTATCATATGTTTGTATTGACATATAAATTTAGCGAGATCACCATGGCACCACGGCCGGGCAGCAACGGTCGACTCCACCAAATTCCCCCTACACACGAGGAATCCATGAAGGACATTGAGACCTCCGTCTTGATTGTTGGCGCTGGCCCGGTCGGGTTGGCATTGGCGAACGAACTTGCCTATCGCGGCATCGCGTTCATTCTTGTGGAGAAGAGCGACGGCAGCGTGCTCTTTCCTGCTGGAGAAGGCATCTTTTCGAGGACCATGGAGCATCTGCGGCGTTGGGGACTCGCGGACCGTGCACGCGTCAACGAAGGGTTCCCCGACGACTATCCGTTGAATGTCGGCTTTGCCACGTCGTTGTCGGGCAAGCTCCTCGCGGCCTTCGAAGCCCCCTCGAATCGCGCGATGCCCGCTCGGAGCCCGCATTCCCCCGAAGGCAACATCATTTGCCCGAAGCAGATCTTCGATCCGCTACTGAGGCGCGGCGCCGAAGAACGGGGCGCGGACCTGCGATATGACACGGAACTTCTGGACTTTCGCGAGAGCGGCGAGACAGTCGTTGCGACGGTACGAAATGACGCAACCGGTTCGACATACGAAATTCACGCGACTTATCTTGCCGCGTGCGACGGCGGGCGCAGCCACGTACGGAAGCGCTTGAACATTCCGTTCATCGGCGAATTCGCCACCGGTCACAACTTCGCCGTTTTCTTTCGGGCGCCAGAGCTTCTGAACGAAATCGAGTCGCGCTTCGGAAAGCGATTCGTCCAGTTGCACACGGTGAACACGCCGAATCGTCCGTACTTCACCTCGGTCAATGGACGCGATCAATGGCGCATGTCCATGTACGTACCGCAAGACACAAGCCCTGACCCCGCAGCGGCATTGAGCCGCGCGATCGGCATCCCCTTGCAGACGGAGATCATCCGGGCACAACCCTGGGCTGGCCACCGCGTCGTGGCCAGCAAGTACAGGGTCGGGCGTACATTCCTGCTCGGCGATGCCGTTCAGTTGCGCTGGCCCAAAGGAGGATTCGGCGCCAACACCGGCATTGGCGACGCAGTGGACCTGGGATGGAAGTTGGCGGCCACGATACAGGGTTGGGGCGGCAGCGCGTTGCTGGACAGCTACGAGGTGGAACGGCGTCCTATTGCCGTTCGGAACGTCAACGAAGGCGCGAACAATCGCACCTTCGATGCGCTCATCGAGCAGGATCCGATGCTCGATGACGATTCAGCACAGGGCCAAGCGAGAAGGACCCGCGTGGAAAACCAGATTCATGCATTGCGCCTGAGAGAATTCCAGACGCAGGGTATTCAACTCGGATACCGTTACCGACAATCCCCCATTTGCCTTTCTGACGATACGCTCGAGCCCCCCGACGACCACATGTCGTATCAGCCGTCGACGTGGCCCGGCAGTCGAGCACCTCACGCCTGGCTCGACGACAGGCGTTCGACACTTGATCTGTTCGGCCGTGGGTTCGTGCTGGTTCGCTTCGACAATGCCCCGGGTCCAACATCGTTGACTGCCGCCGCGAGATCGCTCGGCATGCCGTTCGAGGAAGCCCAGATACACTCAAGCGTACTTCGGAACCTGTATGAAAGGGACTACGTGCTCGTGCGCCCGGACGGACATGTCGCATGGAGAGCCGACGCACTCCCGGAGGACGCCCTGTCTATCCTGAATCATGTCCGCGGGGGGTCGCCACGCGCCGCTTGAGCCGGCGCAATGCGCATGTGCCCCACGCGAGCCGGCCGATCGGCGCCGGCTCACCGTTTCGACAGCCGGCAGCATCCACCGGCGGGCTATGCGCCGCCGGACACGCGCTGAAATTCGGCCAGCATCCATTGATACCACTGAAGGGTGAATACCCGATGTTCACGACTGAAGGTGATGGTCGAGTACAAACCGAACAGTTCGTGATCGGCGCCCACAGGGAACGTCACCCCATATCTGCCCTGTGCTTCCTCAAGGTGCTCCGAGATCGCCCGAATCTCTCCCTCGATCATCTCGATCTGACGATGCAACACATCCACGGCTTCGGCAGCGGACAACAGCCCAAGCGAAGCGACCTTGAGGTTGAACTCGTTCCGCGTAGGGGTATGCGTCGGCGCAGTCTTGACCCATTCCCGTAATGCAACTCGCCCCGCTTCAGTGATTCGATAGATTTTCTTGTTGGGCTTGGACTCCTGCACGACGTGAGAGAACGTCACATAGCCGGCCTCGGTAAGCACGGCAAGCACGGGATATATCTGGCTGTGATTCGCCTCCCATGTGTAGTTCCTGGGAGGCCCCATCAACAGGGACAGCTCGTACCCAGTCTGGTCCTGATGAGCGAGTCGACCAAGCAGCGCATATCCGATGACAGGAATCTTCGCTCGCACCGTTGCGGCGTGGTCGGCATCGGAAATCACCTGTTTGCTTGCAGCGGCTTTACGTGGCATATCGACGCGCCAATGGGTTGGGTCCTTATGAAGAAGCCCGATTATACGGTAGCGAGCCCAAGCAGCGACTGCACCAAGGCCCATACACCGGGATAATTTGTAATTTCTTACATATGACCATATTGACTTAAGAAATTTGGCCTGAGACACTCCATACGCTATCGTACTGAAAGACGACGTCATGCAATTCCCGGGGGCGCACGAAAGTGCGCATTGAGGCGGACCACCCTTCTTCGCCCGGTCGGGCGAGGAGGCCTCTCATGGAAACAGCAGGACAGTCCCCATCGGTTCCGACGGGAAACGCAATCCCTTGGCGTGCCATGCGCACCCTCCTGGGTGCCGGACTCGGCATGTTCCTCAATCTCGGCCCGGTTCTGGTGTTCTCGTTCGGCATATTTCTACGTCCCATCGCAAGTCACACCGGCTGGAGCGTGGCCGCCATCGCGTCGACAATGGCTCCGGCACTCGTCATCACCGCAGCCCTTCAACCGATGAGCGGCGTGTTGCTCGATCGATACGGGGCAAGGCGCTTCGCGCTACTGTCCCTCGCGGCGTTCGCCTGCGGACTCGCCCTGTTGGGCAGCACCCCCTGGAACGAGACCAGCTTCCTGTGCTTCCTTGTCCTCGCCACCTGCCTTGGCGCCGGACAGACGCCGCTTCCGTACGCACGCCTGGTGGCCGAGCAGTTCGATCGACGGCGAGGCCTGGCGCTGGGCATCGCCCTGTCGTTCTCCGGCGTCGGCATTGCCATCTGGCCGCAAATCGCGAAAGTTCTTCTCGATGCCTTCAGTTGGCGAGGCGCCTATGTGGGACTGGGAGCGTTGACGGCAATCATGGGCGCATTGGCGATTCTGACGCTCCCCCAGACGCCCTTGCGAGACGCATCCGCCACAGTTCAGGTCACTCGACCCGAGCAAGGAGAAGACTTGCGAGGTGCGCTACGACGCCCGGTTTTCTGGATATTGGCCGTGTCATTTTTCACGATATCGGCCGTCATCACGGGAAGCACCATCCACGCGCCAGCGATCCTCATCGAGAGGGGACAGACTGTCGATGCGGCAACCACGATGGCGAGCATCGTCGGCATCGCCAGCGTCGTCTCCCGGCTGCTGGTCGGCGCTGCGCTGGACGGCCGCTCGCCATTCAAAGTGACCTTCTTCGTGTTCCTCGCGCCCGCTCTGGGAACGCTCCTCCTGTCCCGGCTCGAAAACGGCACGTGGTTGGCTGCCTTGCTCATTGGCGTCGGCCTGGGAGCGGAAGCCGACACGCTGGCTTACCTCACATCGCGCGTCTTCGGTATGCGGCACTTCGGCAAGATCTACGGCGCGCTGATGGCGGCATTTCTCGTCGGTACGTCAGTCGGCCCCGCGTACTTTGCCTACTTCCTGGCGGGCCATGGCGGATATGAAGCCGCGCTGATGGCGTCGGCGATTTCCGGCGCTATCGCCGCGTTCCTTGTGCTGACGTTGCGCCAACCGGATCGCCATGACACGCGCTGAAGAAACCCCATCTCCATCGGGAGACCTTCCTTCCCCGCCATCGAGCTTTCTCCATAACTTTCATCTATTCATTCCGTTCATTCAGCTTACAAGCTTCAAAGACATGATCGACGTCACCGCACCTCATCCACCGCTCAGCGACCAGCGCACGCTCTGGCTAGCCAGACAATTTTCGGAAGAACCGGCCTACCGCCACATCGGATTGAGGGTTGACGAACTGGCCCGTGGCAAGTGCGTCGCATCCGTCCCGATCGTAGACGCGTTGCTTCATCACCGCGGCGCCGTGCAAGGCGGCATCGTCGCCATGATCGCGGATTCCACGGCAGGCTATGCCGCACTGACACTGCTCGACGAAAGCGCGGGCGAAGACCGTGACGACATGGCAACGCTGGAGTTCAAGACGTCGTTTCTCGCACCGGTGACTGGCGACACGGTACGGTGCGTCGCGGAAATCGTGAGTTGCAGCCGAACCATTGCCTTTTGCACCGCCCAAGTCTTCAGCGAGACGGGGGGCGAGTGCCGATTGTGTGCGTTGGCGTCACTGACGTTCAAGCGCCTGTCTCCTCGCGGAACCTCGTCATCACGGATCGAACCGGCGACGAGAACATTGGAGGTCGCGGGCCATCCCCTGGTTGCCTGAACATCGACCTCGCGCCGGACGTCGGGAAGACGGAAATGCCGGAAACGATCGATTCCAACTTGTTCGTGTTCGGCGCAGCCTCACTCGTTGTCATCACAGCCGCCGATGAATTCACGCAATGTTCCGCGATGTGGGCCATCTCGGACAACCGGCCATATCCAGGCATGCATGATGATTGATTGACGCCGAACGAACTTGGCACGAATCAACACTCACCGGAGAACTGTCCATGAAGCTCTGTCGCTTCACCTTCAATGGCTCGACGCGCCTCGGTAAAATCGAGGGAAACGATGTCGTCGACCTTTCCGCCGTCGTCGACACGGGGAACTCGATGCGTCTGCTGCTGGAGCGCCTCGATACGCTCCGCCCGCTCCTCGGTTTCGCCGGCGGGCCGCGTATTCCACTGCAGCAAGTCAAACTCGAATCGCCGATCAACGATCCGCGCAAGTATCTGATCATCGGCATGAATTACCAGGCGCATGCCAAGGAAGCGGCGGCGGCGGGCATCCCGATTCCGGCATCGCAGCTCTGGACCAACAAGCAGGTCAGTTGCATTACCGGTCCCTACGACCCGATTCTCCTGCCGGCGAAGTCAGACAAACTCGATTACGAAGTCGAACTGGCATTTGTCGTCGGCAAGCGTTGCCGACACGCCAGCGTTGAGAACGCGTTGTCGTACGTGGGCGGATATCTCGTTGCCAACGACGTCAGCGTGCGCGACTGGCAGCAACTTTCCACGACGCATACGCTCGGCAAGAGCTTCGATTCGCACGGCCCCCTCGGCCCCTGGATTACCACGGCCGACGAAGTCCCCGATCCCCAAGCCCTGACCCTTCACCTGAGCGTGAACGGCAGTGAGCGGCAGCGCAGTTCCACCGCCGACATGATCTACAGCGTTGCAGCGCAGATCGCTCACCTTTCCGCCATGACCACGCTGGAACCCGGCGACATCATCGCCACGGGCACGCCGTCGGGCGTCGGGGTCGCGCGCGGTGTATTCCTCAAGGCGGGCGATGTGGTCCGCGCCGAGATCGATGGACTCGGCTTTATCGAAAACGTAGTCGAGCCGGAAGCATGAACCGGCCCACGATTCATGCTTCTTCGCATTGACATCAACCCACGAGAAACCCAATGACCGAACTTCGCCACAATTTTGTAGAGGTAAATCGCACACGGCTTCATTACGTTGAAGCTGGAGAGGGCCCCGCCGTCATCTTCTGCCACGGATTTCCGGAGCTGTGGTATAGCTGGCGCCATCAGTTGCCGGCGTTGGCGCGGGCCGGCTATCGCGCCATTGCGCTCGACATGCGCGGGCATGGTGCGTCCGATGCGCCGCCGGATATCGAAAGCTACGACGTGTGTCATACCGTGGGAGACGTCGTCGGCCTGATGGACGCGTTGGGCATCGAGCGCGCGGCATTCGTCGGCCACGATGCAGGTACGTCCACGGCATACCACGCCGCACTCATGCGACCCGACCGCGTGCGCGGCGTCATGGGCTTGTCGGTCCCATACATTCCCCGCGGTCCCGTGAGCATTCTCGAAGCCTTCCAGGGCGCGGTGCCTCCAGGCTTCTACATGCTTTACTTCCAGGAGCCCGGCGTCGCGGAAAAGGACCTGGGCCGCGACGTGAAAGAAACGCTGCGGCGTCTCATCTACGCCAACTCGGGCCAAAACCCCCAGGTGCCGTTCATCATGACCGTCCCACCCGGAGGAAATCTGGTCGATCAGTTACCGGCACCCGATGGCCCTATCGAATTTCTTTCGGAAATCGACCTCGAAGTCTACGTGGCGGCCTATTCGAGAACGACGTTCCGCGGCGGACTGAACGGCTACCGCGTTTTCCAGCGCAATTGGGAGATCACTGCACCGTGGAATGGCATGGCCCTGCCGGTCCCATCGGCGTATATCGGCGGCACCTCCGATACCGTGCTGCATTTCCCGGGATTCCGCGAAGCGGCACAAGCGATGGGCAACGCCCTGTTCATCGAAGGCGCGGGGCACTGGATCCAGGCGGAGCGCGCGGAACAAGTCAACGAAGAACTCATCAAGTTCCTCGCCACCCTCCCTCGGTGATCTGCGCTCGGAATCGCCAGCGGCGGTAGAAACCGCGGGCGGTGCGATGGCATCATCGCACCGCCCGTCTCGCACTCAGTTCCCCTTGTTCGGATTCACGAGGTATTTCTCACCGGTAGCGCGCTTGCTGTACTCGGCAATCACTTCCGCACGAAGCATCTCCGCGAGCGAGATCTCCCCGGAATAGTGACTTCTGAACGTCGTCTTCAACTGGCTGGCGATTCGCGTTTTCAACTCAGTCGTCGCAGCGGCCCCAATCCTGCTAAGGAAAGTCGACATCAACCAACCGCCAACGCTCCATGCCATGCCGAAGTTCCGTCGAATTTCGGTCGCCCCGGTGTCCAGTCCTCCGTATATGTAGACCTGCTTGAGCGTCGTCGAGCCGTAGCGGCTATATGCGTCTTGCGCTTTCCGGCTCAACGCCCGCTCCATGCACGTGAGGATCTGGCTGGCGAGCCCTCCCCCACCCGTCGCATCGAACGCGATCGTCGCACCGGTCTGCGCGAGCGCCTCAGTGAGATCGTCCATGAACGTGGGCGAACTGGTATCGCAGACGAACCTCGCCCCCTGGCGCTTAAGCAAATCGGCCTGCGACTGGCGACGCACCACGTTCACCAGCGCAATGTTGTCTGCAATGCAAACCCGATTGAGCATCTGCCCCAGGTTGGAAGCCGCTGCCGTATGCACCAGGGCCACATGCCCTTCCCGGCGCATGGTTTCGATCATCCCGAGCGCGGTCAGCGGATTAACGAAGCTCGACGCCCCATCCCGCGGCGAGTGGTCCTCAGGGAGCACCATGCATTGATCGGCGCGAACGCATCGATACTGCGAATACATGGCGCCACCGAATATGCTCACTGTCCGTCCGAGCAATGCCCGCGCACCGCTCGATGCGCCGGCATCAACCACGATCCCGGCGCCTTCGTTGCCGATGGGCAGCGACGCATCGAGGCGTGCGGCCATCGCTTTCATGCCCGCCTCGGGCACGCGAGCGACGACAGTCGATCGCTCATCGCTGCCATTGCAAACTGCAGTGTCCATATCAGCGGCGCCGAACAGCAATCCGATGTCGGAGGGATTGAGCGGAGAGGCTTCGATTCGGACCACCACCTCATCGGGACCGGGACGTGGGACTTCCAGGCGGACGAGAGAAAGCTCCAGCGCTCCGCTCGCCTTGATCAGCGAACGAAGTTGAAGAAATGTCTTTGGAACGTGAAAGCTCATGAAACCGATTCCGTGAGTGGGTGTGCTGCGAATAGAAGAAAAGCGCGCCGATGGGGCAACCGAACCCTCGAACGTCAGTTCCGGTACAGGATCTCCATCACCGACGGATCCACGGGGCTCGGCGGCACCGGATACGCCTGCAGATCCGCCGCCGGCACCCCGGCCCGAAGCTTCGCGAGCATTTCATCCGCGTCGAACCGCTGTCCGATCGGATTGGCATCCATCGCCCCCGACTTCACGAAAGCCAGAAACTCTTCGATCGTCTCCTGGTTATCGACCTGCAGCTCGACGCGATTCCGGTCGGGGTCCTCGTAGTACAACGATACCGTGGGACCGTGGTTGATCGTCAGAATGGGAACCACGCCCTTCGGCTTCAATCGTGCATAGGTCTCGAGCAGATCTGCCAGCGTCCCGAACGTGAATGCCACGTGCTCCAGTCCGACGGTGCCGGACGGACGGTCCACCATGCCCGGAACGCGCACGACCGCCAGCCGATGGTGCTCGCTGTCGAATGTCATGAAACACGTCATGGCATCCTTGTGGGCCACTTGCGCGCTCAGCATGTCCCGATACCATTCGCACATCGCCTCGAAGCGCTCGTCGGAGCGCAGCACGACGTGAGCCAGCTTCTTCGGGCGTACGCCGCCCTCGTCTTTCGAAACCATTCCTTCGGACTTCATCGAGTTCTCCATTTCGTCTGTTTTCCGTGCGCGCGAGGCTTCGCGAAAGACCCGCCCCGCCGCAAGTTCGTTTACCGCGGCGAAAATCTCGTCGCCCTGCGCGACGCCTGCCACCTGCCCGCACCAGAGGACGTGCCCGTCCGGACGCACCAGCGCAGCGTCTCCCCACCGGAAACCGTTGGCGTCGGCCAGCGCTTCCGGCACATCGACCTGGACGACATCGATGCCCGCCCCTTTCAGTGCATCCAGGTTCACCTGCCCGGCCGCCACGCCGCCGAACAGCAACAGCGAGAAGGTGTCCCGGCTGTAGAAGTCCAGCGTCGAACGACGTGTGCCCCCCGCGCCGATCCAGGCGTGTCCCAGGCGCGCCCCGCGGCGGATGACCGGCACATAGTCGTAATCGGGGATCGCGCATTCCGAATCGTCTTCCGCATAGCTGAATCCGAGTTCGATGTT
The Pandoraea pulmonicola DNA segment above includes these coding regions:
- a CDS encoding nuclear transport factor 2 family protein encodes the protein MVEEAKVPLAERASNIALQCQWVVIDFTAAFDDGNHEEMVRNMAPDGIWKRADGEIRGHDALRTFMARRPAGLLVRHVLSNLRTRLVSPEDAIVESYVTAYRHESPQRLDAPAPLPGPHVVGRYRDELRLVDGEWKLACRQVYVDFKHP
- a CDS encoding alpha/beta fold hydrolase; translation: MTELRHNFVEVNRTRLHYVEAGEGPAVIFCHGFPELWYSWRHQLPALARAGYRAIALDMRGHGASDAPPDIESYDVCHTVGDVVGLMDALGIERAAFVGHDAGTSTAYHAALMRPDRVRGVMGLSVPYIPRGPVSILEAFQGAVPPGFYMLYFQEPGVAEKDLGRDVKETLRRLIYANSGQNPQVPFIMTVPPGGNLVDQLPAPDGPIEFLSEIDLEVYVAAYSRTTFRGGLNGYRVFQRNWEITAPWNGMALPVPSAYIGGTSDTVLHFPGFREAAQAMGNALFIEGAGHWIQAERAEQVNEELIKFLATLPR
- a CDS encoding fumarylacetoacetate hydrolase family protein; translation: MIDAERTWHESTLTGELSMKLCRFTFNGSTRLGKIEGNDVVDLSAVVDTGNSMRLLLERLDTLRPLLGFAGGPRIPLQQVKLESPINDPRKYLIIGMNYQAHAKEAAAAGIPIPASQLWTNKQVSCITGPYDPILLPAKSDKLDYEVELAFVVGKRCRHASVENALSYVGGYLVANDVSVRDWQQLSTTHTLGKSFDSHGPLGPWITTADEVPDPQALTLHLSVNGSERQRSSTADMIYSVAAQIAHLSAMTTLEPGDIIATGTPSGVGVARGVFLKAGDVVRAEIDGLGFIENVVEPEA
- a CDS encoding helix-turn-helix transcriptional regulator encodes the protein MPRKAAASKQVISDADHAATVRAKIPVIGYALLGRLAHQDQTGYELSLLMGPPRNYTWEANHSQIYPVLAVLTEAGYVTFSHVVQESKPNKKIYRITEAGRVALREWVKTAPTHTPTRNEFNLKVASLGLLSAAEAVDVLHRQIEMIEGEIRAISEHLEEAQGRYGVTFPVGADHELFGLYSTITFSREHRVFTLQWYQWMLAEFQRVSGGA
- a CDS encoding fumarylacetoacetate hydrolase family protein → MTIDGKPAYGFLTEEGFVDLVPHLGSKYADLRELLAAQALAEAHELLSGARATPLANVVFDRLIPNLDARMFGLGWSYRDHQIETGKDAPSHPFLFNKLPQSMVGAGRDLLRPRHSTRFDFEGEIVIVIGKPGRHIPPARAMEHVAGYSIMMDGSVRDWQQHSVTAGKNFDASSAFGPCLVTTDEITDPSRMELVTRINGVEMQRSAFGLMAWPIDELIAYVSTFCRLEAGDSISTGTPGGVGHKRTPPVFLKSGDEVSVAVSGIGELRNRVVDER
- a CDS encoding FAD-dependent monooxygenase, giving the protein MKDIETSVLIVGAGPVGLALANELAYRGIAFILVEKSDGSVLFPAGEGIFSRTMEHLRRWGLADRARVNEGFPDDYPLNVGFATSLSGKLLAAFEAPSNRAMPARSPHSPEGNIICPKQIFDPLLRRGAEERGADLRYDTELLDFRESGETVVATVRNDATGSTYEIHATYLAACDGGRSHVRKRLNIPFIGEFATGHNFAVFFRAPELLNEIESRFGKRFVQLHTVNTPNRPYFTSVNGRDQWRMSMYVPQDTSPDPAAALSRAIGIPLQTEIIRAQPWAGHRVVASKYRVGRTFLLGDAVQLRWPKGGFGANTGIGDAVDLGWKLAATIQGWGGSALLDSYEVERRPIAVRNVNEGANNRTFDALIEQDPMLDDDSAQGQARRTRVENQIHALRLREFQTQGIQLGYRYRQSPICLSDDTLEPPDDHMSYQPSTWPGSRAPHAWLDDRRSTLDLFGRGFVLVRFDNAPGPTSLTAAARSLGMPFEEAQIHSSVLRNLYERDYVLVRPDGHVAWRADALPEDALSILNHVRGGSPRAA
- a CDS encoding zinc-binding dehydrogenase, whose product is MSFHVPKTFLQLRSLIKASGALELSLVRLEVPRPGPDEVVVRIEASPLNPSDIGLLFGAADMDTAVCNGSDERSTVVARVPEAGMKAMAARLDASLPIGNEGAGIVVDAGASSGARALLGRTVSIFGGAMYSQYRCVRADQCMVLPEDHSPRDGASSFVNPLTALGMIETMRREGHVALVHTAAASNLGQMLNRVCIADNIALVNVVRRQSQADLLKRQGARFVCDTSSPTFMDDLTEALAQTGATIAFDATGGGGLASQILTCMERALSRKAQDAYSRYGSTTLKQVYIYGGLDTGATEIRRNFGMAWSVGGWLMSTFLSRIGAAATTELKTRIASQLKTTFRSHYSGEISLAEMLRAEVIAEYSKRATGEKYLVNPNKGN
- a CDS encoding MFS transporter; amino-acid sequence: MRTLLGAGLGMFLNLGPVLVFSFGIFLRPIASHTGWSVAAIASTMAPALVITAALQPMSGVLLDRYGARRFALLSLAAFACGLALLGSTPWNETSFLCFLVLATCLGAGQTPLPYARLVAEQFDRRRGLALGIALSFSGVGIAIWPQIAKVLLDAFSWRGAYVGLGALTAIMGALAILTLPQTPLRDASATVQVTRPEQGEDLRGALRRPVFWILAVSFFTISAVITGSTIHAPAILIERGQTVDAATTMASIVGIASVVSRLLVGAALDGRSPFKVTFFVFLAPALGTLLLSRLENGTWLAALLIGVGLGAEADTLAYLTSRVFGMRHFGKIYGALMAAFLVGTSVGPAYFAYFLAGHGGYEAALMASAISGAIAAFLVLTLRQPDRHDTR
- a CDS encoding PaaI family thioesterase, producing the protein MTRAEETPSPSGDLPSPPSSFLHNFHLFIPFIQLTSFKDMIDVTAPHPPLSDQRTLWLARQFSEEPAYRHIGLRVDELARGKCVASVPIVDALLHHRGAVQGGIVAMIADSTAGYAALTLLDESAGEDRDDMATLEFKTSFLAPVTGDTVRCVAEIVSCSRTIAFCTAQVFSETGGECRLCALASLTFKRLSPRGTSSSRIEPATRTLEVAGHPLVA